From the Leptospira congkakensis genome, the window GTAAAACGGTCGCCATCACCATCGCACCTTCGCTTCGTCCAAGAGAACCCATTCCTTCCGAGGTAGTTGCCTTAATCGAAACACAATCTAACGGTAATTTGATGATATTGGCCAAAGATTCGTTCAGTTCCGCACGGATCGGATTGATTTTAGGATGATCACCCACATAAGTACAATCAACGTTCACAAGTTTGAATTTTTTTTCTGCGATGAGTTCTAAACATTTATCAATGATACGAGTGGACTTCATGTTTTTATATTGAGGGTCTGTATCAGGGAAATGAACTCCAATATCCCCGAGAGCCAAAGCTCCGAGAATGGCATCTGCCACTGCATGTAAGACGATATCAGCATCGCTATGACCAAGAAAGGCAAATTCTGATTTTATCTCTACACCGGCAAGTATGAGCGGGCGAAAAGGTTCATGGATTAATTTATGAAAATCGATTCCGTTTCCAACTCTAAACATAGTTCCTACTTTTTATAACTCAATTCTAACATTCGGTTCACAGACTTTTGTGCGAGACGAATCACTTCTTCATCCAAAAAGATTTCATATTGTTCTTTGAGAAGTGCGTCTCTTACTTTTTCCAAAGTAATTTTTTTCATGTGGGGACAGGTTTGACAAGTGGATACAAATTCTTTTTCTGGAAACTCGGCCCGAAGGTTGTCACCCATCGAACATTCTGTCACTAACATAATTTTGTTTGTTTTGCTTTGGCGAATGAAATCCACCATTTGCGAAGTAGATCCAGAAAAATCCGCTTCTTTTACAACATCCTCATGGCATTCAGGATGAGTGATGACAGTTAAATCACCAGAGAACAATCGTTTTGCGGATTTAATGTCTTCAGGAGTGTACATTTCATGTACCATACAACGACCAGGATGGGAAATAATAGTTTTAGTTGTATGATTGCGAACATTTCCTGCCAAATATTCATCCGGCAAAAAAATAACAGTATCTCCTTCTACTGCATTGACGATTTGTAAGGCATTGGCCGAAGTACAACATACATCAGTTTCTGCTTTTACTTCCGCCGAACAGTTGACATACGTAACTACGGGAACACCTGGGTATTTTGCTTTGAGTGCTTTGACATCGTCTCTTGTGATGGCTTCTGCCAAAGAACAACCAGCTTTTAAGTCTGCGATGAGAACTCTTTTTTCTGGAGATAAAATTTTAGCAGTTTCTGCCATAAAATGAACCCCATTAAAAAGGATCATATCGGCCTTTGTTTCCTTTGCCATTTTGGAAAGATACAAAGAGTCTCCAATGATATCGGACACTCCCCAAAAAACATCGGGAGTCATGTAATTATGCCCAAGGATGACTGCATTTTTTTCTTTTTTAAGGCGGTTTATTTCTTCCGCTAGTGGAATGATCCGTTCCTCGATTTCGTGAGGAAGATAAATAGGATTTAATTTTTGAACCAACTGGTCTTTAGTAACTAGAGACATATAACACTCCTTAAGTGAAGATTAAAACGGATCAGAACGAAGCATAGTGTTCGTTTCCGCAATTCCAGAATCGGAAGGTGGAACTTCATTTTCCAAAGATCCACATTTGTTGAAGGCTACACGCCAAGATATTTCTGCCTGAGAAGTCCCTACTCTTTGGACTCTTCGGTAATCAGAATTAGAATTAAAAGAATTTTGGCTACAAGCCTTGGAAAAGTTATACGCATAATTAGTTTTTGTAAAACAATCAAAGTATAAAATGGCTACCGAATCTGTACTCAACTCTTGTGGAAGGATTTCTCGTTTTAGGTTCGAAATCAGCCCAGAACAAACATTGGAACTGGAATCGGAAGCTGCCACGCAGTTTGATTCTGATAAAATAAATCTTTGACAAGCGGCTTGGATCGCGCTTCCTTGCGATAGAATCGAACCCAGTAATTCTGTTTCAGAATCCTCTGTTGATTCTTTTTTACAACCATTCGCCGAAAAGACAATGCCTGTTAATAAAAAGAAAATAACTATCTTCCTTTTCATACTGATTCTACTTTCCCTCCTTTTGGGTGGTCTTGTCTATTTCCTTTTTCAGAAAAAAACGAACCCTGATCATAAAGAATCTTCTTACGATTCCCGCTCTGAGGTCTATTGGCAGAGGTTACAAAATCGTCCAGAGGTTCTACAAGGGCCTGGATATCCTTCCGATTTACGTGATTTTTTAGAAACCCTTCGCGGAAAGGAATCCTATCAATGGGAAGGGGACAGGGACAAAACCTATGCCCATTTACTCGAAACCTATCCAGACGAAAGAGGCCATGTCCTCTACGCAGTGTATGTTGCATTTATGAATTGGAAGGAAAAAACTTTGGAAGTGGAACAAACAGAAGGTCTTTCTTCCTTTGAAAAACTAACAGCCGTGAATCGCCTGGCAGAAGAAATTTTTCCCCTTGTACTTCGTAATCTCATTTTTCCAAAACACCCGACAACCCCACCAGTTTGGCTTCTTTCTTATCTCGAAGATTATATTCAGAAAAATCCCTACAGTTATTCCAGGGAACGAAAGAGAATTTTTCTAAAGAAAAAAGCCGAACTCTACCAAAAAGAAAAATGGGAAATCCAATCCTGGGAAAGCCCTATGTTTTTCCGCAAAGTGGTAGACCTGATCTATGCTAGGGAATTATTAGAAATGTCCGAAGAAGAAAAAACTTCTTATCGCAGTGCAAAACAGGAAGAACTGAAAGTCGATTTTTGGAATTGACAAGACCGCTTTTCATACCCCATATAAGTGGGGTTATGAAACAAATTCTTTTCTCGTTTCTCTTAGTAGGATTCTTATTCCAATGCAGTAGCAGTCCCAAACGACTCGACAACGCTGATGATTATATCTCCGACTCAGGTGGGCTTACAAGCCAGGAATTGGTGAAAGCCGCAGACAAACTTGCAGGCCAAATTGGGGAGTACTTTAAAGAAAACCCACATGAAGAAGGTGTCTTCGTTGCTCACTTCCCCACTCGTAACGATACATCCGAACAAATCCAAACCGAACTTTTTGATAATGCTTTTGTTTCCAAACTCATCAAAGGTAAAATTTTTACAGTTCGCACAAAAACAAGAGAACAGTCTCTCAACGAAATTCAATTCAGTTTGTCTGGACTCACATCCAATAGACTTTCCATCGGTAAACTCAAGTCACCTAACTTCTTTGTTCGTTGCGAAATCAATGAAAACATGTTTACTTCTGATGGAGAAAAAATCGTAGAACAATCCATCAATATTGAACTTGTGGAAGTAGAAACTACGATTGCTGTTTGGTCCGAAAAAGTATCTTACCGCAAACTCGCCGTTCGAGGAAATAAAGGGGTTAGCTGGTAATCTCTGCCCATCACTCCATGAAAAAATCGATCCTTCTCCTTTCTTTTCTCATTCTCGGTTGTGCCAGTGATTATAACAAAATCATCCAAGCAACCGAATCGGCATACTACGGGCAAAACTATGATTCTGCCATTCCTAAAATTAGAGAACTCTACGAGGGTTCTTCCAATAAGGACAAACTTTTGTTTTTGATGGAAGCTGGTATGATCTTTCATACCAAAGGGGATTACGTTACCTCTAATAAAGTTTTCAAAGATGCAGAAGATATCGCAGACAATATCAAAGTCAGTATGACGCGGTCAGGGTTATCGTTTATTTTATCAGATAACGAATCCAATTATACCGGGGAAGACTTCGAAAGAGTGATGATCAAATTTTACATTGCGAACAATTACCTACTCCAAGGTGATACAGCCAATGCAAAAATCTATTTCAGAAGACTCGATTTCGAACTAAAAGAAATGCGTTTTTTGTCAGCAGATTATCGCCAAAACAATGCTGCTCGTCTGATCGATGCTTATGTTTCTGAAAGTCTTGGTCGTTACAATGACGCTAGAGTCCAATACAAAAATATGGAACAACTCATTGGAAAAAGCCAAAATCTAACTGCCGACAGGTATTTGTTAGCTGCAAAAGAAGGTGATTCTACTGACAAAGCAAAATACGCAGCTGGACGTTCTAGTTTACAGGCTTACAATAGTTCTATGCAAAGAACTTCCCCAGAAAACGACAAACTTTCTGAGGTCATCATCATCCATGAAGCTGGGAAATCTGCCATCAAAATGTCTCGGGGAAAACTCATCGAAGATGAATACTTTGCTGCAGTCCTTCGTGGTGCTGTGGAAAAAGGGCTTATCGCCAAGGGAGCCGGTGCTTCTCTTGCAGGTGCCATTGCTGCGTTAGCAGTTGCAGAAAACCCAATTCCTATTTACAAAGAAAGAGATCCAAAAGGTTCCCTTCCTAAAAAATATTACGTCAATGGTGTGGATGTTGGGTATTCGGACGTCATGAACAATTATTCTGAAACAGCGATGAATAACTTCAATGAAAGTTATAAAACTCTCATCACAAAGAACCTAACTTCTTTGGCAGTTAAGGTCGTGGCTGCGGTCATTGCATCGGAAGCTTTGGCTCGTGCCATTGAATCTGGTGGAAAAGGAAAAAACAATGATTTGGTATCTAGTTTGATCCGAGTTGCGGCCGGTGCTGCTGCTGGACTTGCTGTTTCACAAACGATTGCTCCTGACTTACGTTGTTGGAGGACCATTCCTGCCAACTTCCAAGTCAAACGAATCCTTCTCGCTCCTGGAGAATACGATTTTAAAGTAGAATCTCCAGGATCAGTAGTCACTGCGGCTCCGAAAAAACTTCTTGTAGAAGCCGACAAACCTTTGTTTGTTTCTGTTCGCTCTTATTCGAACTAATTTTTAATCGTTCTTTCTTCTTAAAAAAGCAGGGATATCGTAATCCTCTCCGTAGTTTTGAAACGGGGAGGATTGTTTTTGCGAAGAAAATCCTCGGTTTGTTTGGCGGATGGAACGAGTCGAATCCACATCCTTTCCAAACCCAGATTCTTTTTCTTCCGACTTTCGGATATAAACCATAGGAGAAATGGATTCTTCTGAACCCACAACCTTTTGTTCTCTTTGGTATTGTTTTCCTTTTTTGTTAAATCCGGTTGCAATCACAGTCACTCTAATTTGTTCCGAAAGAGACTGGTCTTCATTCAATCCAATGATGATATTGGCATCGGGATCTGCCTGTGCTGTAATGATTTGAGAAACTTCATTCCATTCATGGATGGTAAGATCATTTCCCCCAGTCACATTGATAAGAAGAGACTTAGCTCCTTGGATGCTGGAATCCTCTAACAGAGTGTTGTTGATGGCTTGTTCTACAGCCTCACTCACACGAGTTTCTCCACTTCCCTCACCAACACCTAAAATTGCATCCCCAGTATCCTTCATGATAGTTTTTACATCAGCAAAGTCTACATTGATGATCCCTGGATGGTTGATAATATCACTAATCCCACGAACACCGTTTAACAATATATCGTCGATCACTCGAAATGCCATATCCACAGGAGTGTTTTTGTCCACCACTTGGAAGATAGAATCGTTACGAATGGTGATGAGTGTGTCTACGTTTGCGCGAAGTTGATCGATTCCTTGTTTTGCAAGTTCTGCTCTGCGTTTTCCTTCAAAAGAAAAAGGAACCGTCACCACACCCACAACCAAACACTTTAGTTCTTTGGCAATGGCAGCAATGATGGGAGCAGCCCCTGTTCCCGTTCCACCACCCATTCCTGCGGTGACAAACACCATATCAGCACCTTTTAGTGCAGATACAATTCGTTCCTTGTCTTCTAGAGCTGCTTTTTCACCGAGTTCTGGATCACCGCCAGCACCCATCCCTCTTGTTACTTTGTTACCTAATTGAATTTTTACTTCTACAGGAGATTTTAATAATACTTGTTCGTCGGTGTTCATAACAATAAAGTCAACACCTGTCATTTTAGAATGAACCATTCGTGTGACGGCGTTCATCCCGCCTCCACCGACTCCAATGACTTTAATAATTGCTGGGCTTGTTTTTTCTTCTTCTAGGTACAACATTCACTTATCCTTAGAGATTATTCTCCATCCAACGACGAACCTTCTTCATCCATCCGTCTGAATCAGATCCGGAGTGCATGTTTCTTTGTTCTAGATTTTGTATTTTTGAACTATATTTTATGAGACCAACAGCTGTGGCATATTCAGGAGAGGAAATTTTATCCACAAGTCCACTAAGGCCTGCTGGTTTCGCACGACCAACTGACAGACGTAATACTTCTTCTGCAGTGGCTTCAATTCCTTGTAAAAGAGAAGTTCCTCCGGTAAGGATCACTCCCCCCGCCAAACTAGACTTAAATCCTGATCTTACAAGTTCGTGATCAATCATCTCTAAAATTTCGCGAACCCTTGGTTCTAAAATTTCAACAAGCTCCTGCCGAAAGACAGAACGAGCTGGCCTACCCGAAATCGATGGGATTTCGAATTTTTCAGTAGGATCCACCATATCAATGCGGGTATGGCCGTATCTTTTTTTAATGACTTCCGCTGTTTCCACAGTGGTTTTTAATCCAATGGAAATATCGCTTGTGATATGGAATCCACCAAACGGAACCACGGAAGAGAAAGCAATTCCACCATCCACATAGATAATGATGTCGCAAATTCCGGCACCTATGTCAATGACAGCAGTTCCTAAATCCTTTTCACCTGAAGTGAGGATTGCTTCTGAAGAAGCAAGACTTGATAACACTCGGTCCATTTGCAAAAGACCAGCTTGTTCCACACAACGATCAATATTATTGAGAGCCGTATTCCCGCAGGATACAATATGTACTTCTGCTTCTAAACGAACCCCTGTCATTCCGATGGGATCTTTGATATTGACTTGGTCATCAACTTTGAATTCTTTTGTGAGGACATGGATGACTTGTTGGTCGT encodes:
- the ispF gene encoding 2-C-methyl-D-erythritol 2,4-cyclodiphosphate synthase, with protein sequence MFRVGNGIDFHKLIHEPFRPLILAGVEIKSEFAFLGHSDADIVLHAVADAILGALALGDIGVHFPDTDPQYKNMKSTRIIDKCLELIAEKKFKLVNVDCTYVGDHPKINPIRAELNESLANIIKLPLDCVSIKATTSEGMGSLGRSEGAMVMATVLLESTKAKS
- the nadA gene encoding quinolinate synthase NadA, which encodes MSLVTKDQLVQKLNPIYLPHEIEERIIPLAEEINRLKKEKNAVILGHNYMTPDVFWGVSDIIGDSLYLSKMAKETKADMILFNGVHFMAETAKILSPEKRVLIADLKAGCSLAEAITRDDVKALKAKYPGVPVVTYVNCSAEVKAETDVCCTSANALQIVNAVEGDTVIFLPDEYLAGNVRNHTTKTIISHPGRCMVHEMYTPEDIKSAKRLFSGDLTVITHPECHEDVVKEADFSGSTSQMVDFIRQSKTNKIMLVTECSMGDNLRAEFPEKEFVSTCQTCPHMKKITLEKVRDALLKEQYEIFLDEEVIRLAQKSVNRMLELSYKK
- a CDS encoding penicillin-binding protein activator LpoB; the protein is MKQILFSFLLVGFLFQCSSSPKRLDNADDYISDSGGLTSQELVKAADKLAGQIGEYFKENPHEEGVFVAHFPTRNDTSEQIQTELFDNAFVSKLIKGKIFTVRTKTREQSLNEIQFSLSGLTSNRLSIGKLKSPNFFVRCEINENMFTSDGEKIVEQSINIELVEVETTIAVWSEKVSYRKLAVRGNKGVSW
- the ftsZ gene encoding cell division protein FtsZ, yielding MLYLEEEKTSPAIIKVIGVGGGGMNAVTRMVHSKMTGVDFIVMNTDEQVLLKSPVEVKIQLGNKVTRGMGAGGDPELGEKAALEDKERIVSALKGADMVFVTAGMGGGTGTGAAPIIAAIAKELKCLVVGVVTVPFSFEGKRRAELAKQGIDQLRANVDTLITIRNDSIFQVVDKNTPVDMAFRVIDDILLNGVRGISDIINHPGIINVDFADVKTIMKDTGDAILGVGEGSGETRVSEAVEQAINNTLLEDSSIQGAKSLLINVTGGNDLTIHEWNEVSQIITAQADPDANIIIGLNEDQSLSEQIRVTVIATGFNKKGKQYQREQKVVGSEESISPMVYIRKSEEKESGFGKDVDSTRSIRQTNRGFSSQKQSSPFQNYGEDYDIPAFLRRKND
- the ftsA gene encoding cell division protein FtsA produces the protein MSYDDAPIITALDLGSSLVKVVIGRLVGDHEIEIIGTGVYPSAGIKNGSIVNIETTTKSIIEAFGDAELMAGQEVSTVVVNVSGKSVYGFNEKGIIAVTNRERIVSETDIMRVVEAAQAVHVPNDQQVIHVLTKEFKVDDQVNIKDPIGMTGVRLEAEVHIVSCGNTALNNIDRCVEQAGLLQMDRVLSSLASSEAILTSGEKDLGTAVIDIGAGICDIIIYVDGGIAFSSVVPFGGFHITSDISIGLKTTVETAEVIKKRYGHTRIDMVDPTEKFEIPSISGRPARSVFRQELVEILEPRVREILEMIDHELVRSGFKSSLAGGVILTGGTSLLQGIEATAEEVLRLSVGRAKPAGLSGLVDKISSPEYATAVGLIKYSSKIQNLEQRNMHSGSDSDGWMKKVRRWMENNL